A stretch of the Panicum virgatum strain AP13 chromosome 9N, P.virgatum_v5, whole genome shotgun sequence genome encodes the following:
- the LOC120690588 gene encoding serine/threonine-protein kinase RIPK-like, protein MRHPHLVKLIGYCYQDQHRLLVYEFMARGSLEKHLFKKYSASLPWSARLKIAIGAAKGLAFLHEAAKPVIYRDFKTSNILLDSDYTAKLSDFGLAKDGPGEDETHVSTRVMGTQGYAAPEYIMIGHLTTKSDVYSFGVVLLELLTGRKVVDKNRPPREQNLVEWARPCLNDPRRLARVMDRSLDGQYPTQAAQKAAAIAHKCLNVSPKSRPQMSAVVEALESLLSLDDGNVQPFVYTAPSENK, encoded by the exons ATGCGGCATCCACACCTCGTCAAACTGATCGGCTACTGCTACCAGGATCAGCACAGGCTTCTTGTCTACGAATTCATGGCGAGGGGCAGCTTGGAGAAGCATCTCTTCAAAA AATACTCTGCTTCCCTGCCATGGTCAGCACGATTGAAGATCGCCATTGGAGCTGCCAAAGGTTTGGCCTTCCTCCACGAAGCTGCAAAACCTGTCATCTACCGCGATTTCAAGACCTCCAACATCCTATTGGACTCG GACTACACAGCAAAGCTATCGGATTTCGGACTAGCAAAGGATGGGCCTGGTGAAGATGAAACCCATGTCTCGACCCGAGTCATGGGCACGCAGGGCTACGCCGCACCCGAGTACATCATGATTG GACATTTGACAACAAAGAGCGACGTGTATAGTTTCGGTGTCGTACTACTGGAGCTACTAACAGGACGGAAGGTGGTGGACAAGAAcaggccgccgcgggagcaaAACCTTGTGGAATGGGCGCGGCCGTGCCTGAACGATCCTCGCCGGCTTGCCCGCGTGATGGACCGAAGTCTGGATGGGCAGTACCCTACTCAAGCTGCCCAAAAGGCCGCAGCAATCGCTCACAAGTGCTTGAATGTAAGCCCTAAATCGCGTCCCCAGATGTCAGCCGTTGTAGAGGCCCTGGAGTCATTGCTTTCTCTGGATGATGGCAATGTACAACCATTTGTGTACACGGCGCCGTCAGAGAACAAATGA